In Mixophyes fleayi isolate aMixFle1 chromosome 4, aMixFle1.hap1, whole genome shotgun sequence, the following proteins share a genomic window:
- the LOC142152930 gene encoding zona pellucida sperm-binding protein 4-like isoform X1 yields the protein MGLSKEWLGIVVVLWSCALVCSVQGTESFLENVSDLQCGSSQMQFSLPFVPIEFISAFTVLDYEGKSNWLQNDSTCGIWVGEKPDGSMVIGAAYDGCYVREENGDYVMTLIAEQIANGVVEYYKRDFKCTVKPAMDAPLPSDCAAILRSDRLPCANSSVSRDACEQLECCYSPSDSVLPCYYGNKLTAQCTDGGQVLIAISKDLTVPSLLLDSVSVLNVDSTSCPMMSVSKTSAFILFQFPLSCGGASQVSENAILYENTVYATKDVRTWQGSSITRDSTLRLTVRCSYSQTGVVPLQVEVLTLPPPLPVSTSGPLLLEMRIARDTQYSSYYLDTEYPVIKVLRDPVYLEVRILRRTDPNLVLILNDCWATPSTDPTQQVQWPILVDRCPFVGDNYLTQLVPVGAPSQNMPFPTHYQRFIVSTFTFVDLSTQTALGGLVYFYCSASVCIPSATDSCTTSCGQRKKRAVKEPVQEITVSKGPVDFIDGDISSYRKDSMSVQGDVWAPGMLNELSEPGFLGAEKEGTSDHNSSTLMWLRGAAAGGGILVVLVVVLGVWWRHRSWSPTMHTVKI from the exons ATGGGATTGTCCAAGGAATGGTTAGGGATTGTAGTAGTGCTGTGGAGCTGTGCATTAGTGTGTTCAGTACAAGGTACAGAGAGCTTTTTGGAAAATGTGTCTGATTTGCAGTGTGGGTCCAGTCAGATGCAGTTTTCTCTTCCATTTGTTCCTATAGAGTTTATATCTGCCTTCACTGTATTGG ATTATGAAGGAAAGTCTAACTGGCTCCAAAATGACTCTACTTGTGGTATCTGGGTAGGAGAGAAACCAGATGGCTCAATGGTCATTGGTGCTGCTTATGATGGATGCTATGTAAGAGAGGAG AATGGAGACTACGTGATGACTCTGATTGCTGAACAAATTGCCAATGGTGTAGTGGAATATTATAAAAGAGACTTCAAGTGCACGGTCAAGCCAG CTATGGATGCTCCGCTCCCCAGTGACTGTGCTGCCATCCTGCGTAGTGACCGCTTGCCTTGTGCCAACTCCTCTGTGTCCAGGGATGCCTGTGAACAACTAGAATGCTGCTACTCTCCTAGTGACTCCGTCCTTCCCTGTTACTATGGAAACAAAT TGACTGCCCAGTGTACAGATGGTGGCCAGGTTCTGATCGCTATCTCCAAGGATCTGACTGTACCATCCTTGCTCTTGGATTCAGTCAGTGTCCTCAATGTGGACTCCACTTCATGTCCCATGATGAGTGTTTCTAAGACTTCAGCTTTCATACTGTTCCAGTTTCCTCTTTCTTGTGGAGGAGCAAGTCAG GTATCTGAGAATGCTATACTATATGAAAATACAGTTTATGCCACCAAGGACGTAAGGACATGGCAAGGCTCCTCAATCACCAGAGACAGTACACTGAG GCTGACTGTCCGCTGCAGCTATTCTCAGACTGGTGTGGTCCCACTACAAGTGGAGGTTCTCACACTACCACCACCCCTTCCTGTCTCCACCTCAGGACCTCTTCTCCTGGAGATGAGAATAGCTCGAG ACACGCAGTATTCTTCATACTACCTGGATACAGAATACCCTGTGATCAAAGTACTCAGAGATCCAGTCTACTTGGAGGTCCGAATCCTACGAAGAACAGACCCAAACCTGGTCCTGATCCTAAATGACTGCTGGGCTACTCCCTCTACAGATCCCACCCAACAAGTTCAATGGCCCATACTTGTGGATAG ATGCCCTTTTGTTGGTGACAACTACCTCACTCAGCTGGTCCCAGTTGGGGCACCCTCACAGAACATGCCTTTCCCAACCCACTACCAGCGCTTCATTGTCAGCACCTTCACATTTGTGGATCTGAGTACCCAGACTGCTCTTGGTGGACTG GTCTACTTCTACTGCAGTGCTTCTGTGTGCATCCCATCTGCTACTGACTCCTGCACAACCTCATGTGGCCAAAGAAAAA AACGAGCAGTCAAGGAACCAGTGCAGGAGATCACAGTAAGCAAAGGCCCAGTTGACTTCATTGATGGTGATATTTCATCCTATAGGAAGGATTCCATGTCTGTTCAAG GAGACGTCTGGGCTCCTGGTATGCTGAATGAACTATCTGAACCAGGTTTCCTTGGTGCTGAAAAAGAAG GTACCTCTGACCATAACTCTTCTACTCTGATGTGGTTGAGGGGAGCAGCGGCAGGAGGAGGCATCTTGGTAGTGCTTGTTGTAGTACTGGGTGTCTGGTGGCGGCACAGGAGTTGGAGCCCCACCATGCACActgtaaaaatatga
- the LOC142152930 gene encoding zona pellucida sperm-binding protein 4-like isoform X2, whose product MGLSKEWLGIVVVLWSCALVCSVQGTESFLENVSDLQCGSSQMQFSLPFVPIEFISAFTVLDYEGKSNWLQNDSTCGIWVGEKPDGSMVIGAAYDGCYVREENGDYVMTLIAEQIANGVVEYYKRDFKCTVKPAMDAPLPSDCAAILRSDRLPCANSSVSRDACEQLECCYSPSDSVLPCYYGNKLTAQCTDGGQVLIAISKDLTVPSLLLDSVSVLNVDSTSCPMMSVSKTSAFILFQFPLSCGGASQVSENAILYENTVYATKDVRTWQGSSITRDSTLRLTVRCSYSQTGVVPLQVEVLTLPPPLPVSTSGPLLLEMRIARDTQYSSYYLDTEYPVIKVLRDPVYLEVRILRRTDPNLVLILNDCWATPSTDPTQQVQWPILVDRCPFVGDNYLTQLVPVGAPSQNMPFPTHYQRFIVSTFTFVDLSTQTALGGLVYFYCSASVCIPSATDSCTTSCGQRKKRAVKEPVQEITVSKGPVDFIDGDISSYRKDSMSVQGTSDHNSSTLMWLRGAAAGGGILVVLVVVLGVWWRHRSWSPTMHTVKI is encoded by the exons ATGGGATTGTCCAAGGAATGGTTAGGGATTGTAGTAGTGCTGTGGAGCTGTGCATTAGTGTGTTCAGTACAAGGTACAGAGAGCTTTTTGGAAAATGTGTCTGATTTGCAGTGTGGGTCCAGTCAGATGCAGTTTTCTCTTCCATTTGTTCCTATAGAGTTTATATCTGCCTTCACTGTATTGG ATTATGAAGGAAAGTCTAACTGGCTCCAAAATGACTCTACTTGTGGTATCTGGGTAGGAGAGAAACCAGATGGCTCAATGGTCATTGGTGCTGCTTATGATGGATGCTATGTAAGAGAGGAG AATGGAGACTACGTGATGACTCTGATTGCTGAACAAATTGCCAATGGTGTAGTGGAATATTATAAAAGAGACTTCAAGTGCACGGTCAAGCCAG CTATGGATGCTCCGCTCCCCAGTGACTGTGCTGCCATCCTGCGTAGTGACCGCTTGCCTTGTGCCAACTCCTCTGTGTCCAGGGATGCCTGTGAACAACTAGAATGCTGCTACTCTCCTAGTGACTCCGTCCTTCCCTGTTACTATGGAAACAAAT TGACTGCCCAGTGTACAGATGGTGGCCAGGTTCTGATCGCTATCTCCAAGGATCTGACTGTACCATCCTTGCTCTTGGATTCAGTCAGTGTCCTCAATGTGGACTCCACTTCATGTCCCATGATGAGTGTTTCTAAGACTTCAGCTTTCATACTGTTCCAGTTTCCTCTTTCTTGTGGAGGAGCAAGTCAG GTATCTGAGAATGCTATACTATATGAAAATACAGTTTATGCCACCAAGGACGTAAGGACATGGCAAGGCTCCTCAATCACCAGAGACAGTACACTGAG GCTGACTGTCCGCTGCAGCTATTCTCAGACTGGTGTGGTCCCACTACAAGTGGAGGTTCTCACACTACCACCACCCCTTCCTGTCTCCACCTCAGGACCTCTTCTCCTGGAGATGAGAATAGCTCGAG ACACGCAGTATTCTTCATACTACCTGGATACAGAATACCCTGTGATCAAAGTACTCAGAGATCCAGTCTACTTGGAGGTCCGAATCCTACGAAGAACAGACCCAAACCTGGTCCTGATCCTAAATGACTGCTGGGCTACTCCCTCTACAGATCCCACCCAACAAGTTCAATGGCCCATACTTGTGGATAG ATGCCCTTTTGTTGGTGACAACTACCTCACTCAGCTGGTCCCAGTTGGGGCACCCTCACAGAACATGCCTTTCCCAACCCACTACCAGCGCTTCATTGTCAGCACCTTCACATTTGTGGATCTGAGTACCCAGACTGCTCTTGGTGGACTG GTCTACTTCTACTGCAGTGCTTCTGTGTGCATCCCATCTGCTACTGACTCCTGCACAACCTCATGTGGCCAAAGAAAAA AACGAGCAGTCAAGGAACCAGTGCAGGAGATCACAGTAAGCAAAGGCCCAGTTGACTTCATTGATGGTGATATTTCATCCTATAGGAAGGATTCCATGTCTGTTCAAG GTACCTCTGACCATAACTCTTCTACTCTGATGTGGTTGAGGGGAGCAGCGGCAGGAGGAGGCATCTTGGTAGTGCTTGTTGTAGTACTGGGTGTCTGGTGGCGGCACAGGAGTTGGAGCCCCACCATGCACActgtaaaaatatga
- the LOC142152928 gene encoding zona pellucida sperm-binding protein 4-like produces the protein MGLSKEWLGILVVLWSCALVWSESGTEGFLEDVSDLHCGSSKMQFSLPFVPVEFISAFTVLDYEGKSNWLQNDSTCGIWVGEKPDGSMVIGAAYDGCYVREENGDYVMTLIAEQVANGLVEYYKRDFKCTVKPDMDAPRPSDCAAIQRSDRLPCANSSVSRDVCERLECCYSPSDSVLPCYYGNKLTAQCTDGGQVLIAISKDLTVPSLLLDSASVLNVDSTSCPMMSVAKTSAFILFQFPLSCGGASQVSENAILYENTVYATKDVRTWQGSSITRDSTLRLTVRCSYSQTGVVPLQVEVLTLPPPLPVSTSGPLLLEMRIARDMQYASYYLDTEYPVIKVLRDPVYLEVRILRRTDPNLVLILNDCWATPSTDPTQQIQWPILVDRCPFVGDNYLTQLVLVGAPSQNMPFPTHYQRFIVSTFTFVDLSTQTALGGLVYFYCSASVCIPSATDSCTTSCGQRKKRAAKEPVEKITVGKGPVDFIDGEIPSYRKNSMSVQGDVWTSGMLNELSEPGLIGAGQEGTSDHSSSTLMWLRGAAAGGGILVVLVVVLGVWWWRHRSQSPTMHTVKI, from the exons ATGGGGTTGTCCAAGGAATGGTTAGGGATTTTAGTAGTGTTGTGGAGCTGTGCTTTAGTGTGGTCAGAGTCTGGTACAGAGGGGTTTTTAGAAGATGTGTCTGATTTGCATTGTGGGTCCAGTAAGATGCAGTTTTCTCTTCCCTTTGTACCTGTAGAGTTTATATCTGCCTTCACTGTATTGG ATTATGAAGGAAAGTCTAACTGGCTCCAAAATGACTCTACTTGTGGTATCTGGGTAGGAGAGAAACCAGATGGCTCAATGGTCATTGGTGCTGCCTATGATGGATGCTATGTAAGAGAGGAG AATGGAGACTACGTGATGACACTGATTGCAGAACAAGTTGCCAACGGCCTAGTGGAATATTATAAACGAGATTTCAAGTGCACGGTCAAGCCAG ATATGGATGCTCCACGCCCCAGTGACTGTGCTGCCATCCAGCGTAGTGACCGCTTGCCTTGTGCCAACTCCTCTGTGTCCAGGGATGTCTGTGAGCGACTAGAATGCTGCTACTCTCCTAGTGACTCCGTCCTTCCCTGTTACTATGGAAACAAAT TGACTGCCCAGTGTACAGATGGTGGCCAGGTTCTGATCGCTATCTCCAAGGATCTGACTGTACCGTCCTTGCTCTTGGATTCAGCCAGTGTCCTCAATGTGGACTCCACTTCATGTCCCATGATGAGTGTAGCTAAGACTTCAGCTTTCATACTGTTCCAGTTTCCTCTTTCTTGTGGAGGAGCAAGTCAG GTATCTGAGAATGCTATACTGTATGAAAATACAGTTTATGCCACCAAGGATGTAAGGACATGGCAAGGCTCATCAATCACCAGAGACAGTACACTGAG GCTGACTGTCCGCTGCAGCTATTCTCAGACTGGTGTGGTCCCACTACAAGTGGAGGTTCTCACACTACCACCACCCCTTCCTGTCTCCACCTCAGGACCTCTTCTCCTGGAGATGAGGATAGCTCGAG ACATGCAGTATGCTTCATACTACCTGGATACAGAATACCCTGTCATCAAAGTACTCAGAGATCCAGTCTACTTGGAGGTCCGAATCCTACGAAGAACAGACCCAAATCTGGTCCTGATCCTAAATGACTGCTGGGCTACTCCCTCTACAGATCCCACCCAACAAATCCAATGGCCCATACTTGTGGATAG ATGCCCTTTTGTTGGTGACAACTACCTCACTCAGCTGGTCCTAGTTGGGGCACCCTCACAGAACATGCCTTTCCCAACCCACTACCAGCGCTTCATTGTCAGCACCTTCACATTTGTGGATCTGAGTACCCAGACTGCTCTTGGTGGACTG GTCTACTTCTACTGCAGTGCTTCTGTGTGCATCCCATCCGCTACTGATTCCTGCACAACCTCATGTGGCCAAAGAAAAA AACGAGCAGCTAAAGAACCAGTGGAGAAGATCACAGTAGGCAAAGGCCCAGTGGACTTCATTGATGGAGAGATTCCATCATATAGGAAGAATTCCATGTCTGTTCAAG GAGATGTCTGGACTTCTGGTATGCTGAATGAACTGTCTGAACCAGGTTTGATTGGAGCTGGACAAGAAG GTACCTCTGACCATAGTTCTTCTACTCTGATGTGGTTGAGGGGAGCAGCGGCAGGAGGAGGCATCTTGGTTGTGCTTGTTGTCGTACTGGGTGTCTGGTGGTGGCGGCACAGGAGTCAGAGCCCCACCATGCACACTGTaaagatttga